The Parus major isolate Abel chromosome 4, Parus_major1.1, whole genome shotgun sequence genome has a window encoding:
- the CASP3 gene encoding caspase-3, protein MTDKGDGPQLGEDLADAKSVPGFKGKSLPASKSMDSGILPDYSYRMDYPEMGECVVINNKNFHRHTGMLPRSGTDADAASVREVFMNLGYKIKIKNDLSCGDIFKLLQKVSEEDHSKRSSFVCVLLSHGDEGLIYGTDGPLELKVLTSLFRGDRCRSLAGKPKLFFIQACRGTELDSGIETDSGSEETMCQKIPVEADFLYAYSTAPGYYSWRNSAEGSWFIQSLCKMLKEHAKKLELMQILTRVNRRVAEYESCSTRQDFNAKKQIPCIVSMLTKEFYFPS, encoded by the exons ATGACAGACAAGGGAGATGGACCACAACTGGGGGAAGATCTGGCAGATGCAAAATCTGTTCCAGGTTTTAAAGG AAAGAGCCTACCTGCTAGCAAGTCTATGGACTCTGGAATTTTGCCAGACTACAGTTACAGAATGGATTATCCAGAAATGGGGGAATGTGTAGTAATAAACAATAAGAACTTCCACAGACATACTG GGATGTTGCCCCGTTCAGGTACAGATGCAGATGCTGCAAGTGTCAGAGAAGTTTTTATGAACTTGGGATATAAAATTAAGATCAAAAATGATCTTTCATGTGGGGACATTTTTAAACTATTGCAAAAGG tgtcTGAAGAAGATCACAGCAAGCGGAGCAGCTTTGTTTGCGTGTTGCTGAGCCATGGCGACGAAGGATTGATCTATGGTACAGATGGGCCTCTTGAATTGAAAGTACTGACAAGCCTTTTCAGAGGTGACAGGTGCAGAAGTTTAGCAGGAAAACCCAAGCTCTTTTTCATTCAG GCTTGTAGAGGGACAGAATTAGATTCTGGTATTGAGACAGACAGTGGATCAGAAGAAACAATGTGTCAGAAAATACCTGTAGAGGCAGACTTTCTGTATGCCTATTCTACAGCTCCAG GCTATTACTCCTGGAGGAATTCAGCTGAAGGCTCATGGTTTATTCAGTCACTTTGTAAAATGCTGAAGGAACATGCAAAGAAACTTGAACTCATGCAGATTTTAACTCGTGTTAATCGCAGAGTGGCAGAGTATGAGTCCTGCTCAACTCGACAAGATTTTAATGCAAAGAAACAGATTCCGTGTATTGTCTCTATGCTCACCaaagaattttatttcccttcctaA